A section of the Diabrotica virgifera virgifera chromosome 8, PGI_DIABVI_V3a genome encodes:
- the LOC114331777 gene encoding uncharacterized protein LOC114331777 — protein MALQKERFSKIPEDAVILTEEQALIYQTKLMSNWPNRKDVLGFKYGSLAIASASMLTGIYFNQHFRGMFRLLNYGQMSSYLPIAAVPTAISLFSHQQFVLGSLLLDRKQCPVCLQTRASAIQALGGCLLPLVLSPITSLALVHRYHTYDMPYITKEPRKAFQVLAKMFKPIKNVTFYLFLGHAFLASVVTYLEADSINTVDMKLALAEQEEEFRS, from the exons atggcATTACAAAAAGAAAGATTCAGTAAAATTCCTGAAGATGCAGTTATTTTAACAGAGGAACAGGCTTTAATTTATCAAACCAAATTAATGAGCAATTGGCCAAATAGAAAGGATGT GCTTGGTTTTAAATATGGATCATTAGCAATAGCCTCTGCTAGCATGTTAACAGGAATTTATTTTAACCAACATTTTAGAGGAATGTTCAGACTGCTCAACTATGGTCAAATGTCGTCCTACCTTCCAATAGCTGCCGTACCAACAGCAATATCTTTATTTTCTCACCAACAG tttgttcTAGGCTCACTGTTACTGGACCGAAAACAATGTCCAGTATGCTTACAAACAAGAGCCTCAGCGATACAGGCATTAGGTGGATGCTTACTGCCCTTAGTTTTGTCACCAATTACCTCATTGGCG CTAGTCCATCGATACCACACATACGACATGCCTTACATAACGAAAGAACCACGAAAAGCCTTCCAGGTTCTAGCAAAAATGTTCAAACCGATCAAGAATGTGACGTTTTACTTGTTTTTGGGGCATGCGTTCCTCGCCAGTGTGGTGACCTACTTAGAGGCTGATTCGATCAACACTGTTGACATGAAATTAGCACTGGCAGAACAAGAAGAAGAGTTTCGTAGTTGA